The Sphingobacteriales bacterium nucleotide sequence AGTTTTCGTGAACTCACTAATAGGTTTGGTCTGCTTTATTTCATCTTCTATTTTCATAAGAAATTATGGGTAAAATAAAGATATAAAAAAAAAGCCACCAAAAATGGTGGCTTTTTCTTATAATTTTGTTAAAAGTTTATTATGGTTGTGTTGGATTATTTAGTGGCGAAGGTGCTGTTGGTGCTGTAGTAGGTGTCGTTGTTGGCGTAGTTACAGGTGTTGTTTTTGCTGCTTCCTCCGTTTGTGTTTTTATTTTATTGTTTTGGCTGGTTTTTGGCAATGTAGCAACAGTAAGTATGCATAAAAGCAATAAAACAACTGCTCCACCCCAAGTTCCTTTTTCTAGAATATCGCCAGCTCTTTGTACACCAATTACATTTGATGCAGCTCCAGTAAATCCGCCAGCCATTCCATTTCCCTTAGGATTTTGGACAATTACAATAAGTACGATAATGATACTTACTAATATGATTAAAATAGATAGAAATGTGAACATTTTATATTAATTTTTTTATTTTTTCAATTTGGGTAGCAAATTTACTACTTTTTTCTGGATATTTTAATATTAATTTTTCGTACACCTGAATGGCTTTATCATATTTCTCTTGCTTTGTAAAAATTATTGCCAAAGTTTCTGTTGCCAATTCATTTTTAAAAGAAATACTTTCATCAGCCAGCTTGTTTACATTCTCATCAATTTCATCCAAAGTATCTGTTTCGCCTTCCAAAATATTTTGGGTATATTCTTTCTTATTCTCTTGAATAAATTGATTTTCGTAAGATGTTGTTGTGCCAAGAATTGGACTCGTGCTTAGAATATTTTTCTCAAAATTGTGGTCTACAATATTCAACCACTCTAAAAATGTGTGCATTTCTTCTTTTTTAGAAGTTACATCATCATTATTTAGAATTGGCAATTGCTCAGTTATTGTATTTATTTCCGCTGTTAGTTTTGGCGTTTCTTCTATCGTTATTTGCGCTAGTTCAGATTCTTGGATACTTTCTTCATCATCTACTATTGTATTATTGTTCTCTATTACAGTATTTTCTTCTATAGCAAGTTTAATTTCTTCTGAAGTTATCTGTTCTGCTAAATTTCCAACAACATCACTCGTTGTAGGTACTATGTCTGTTGTATTTTTTTGTACTAATTCAATTTCATGCTCAGCGTTTATGTTCACTTGCTCATTATCAATTGTATAAAGTTGTTTTCTACTTTGTTTAATTTGTTGTATTTCTTCTAAAATCTGGTCGGCAACACTTTTTCCTGTATCATTATCATCATTATCTACTAAATTATTAGTATTAGATGTATTGATTTCTTGGTCAATACTAATATGTTGAATTATATTTGAATTGTCATCTGTTTTCTTGATGTCAATTGCAGAATTATCATTATTGGATACAAAATCCACATTCGGAATGTACAAATCAACTTCTGGTTCTAATATAATTGTTGGTTTTGGCTCAGTTGCTACAACTTCATCTATAATAAGTTCTTCATTTATCGAATCAACCAATTTAGTTTTAGAATTAATAGATTCACTAATGGAAATAATTTGACTTTCCTGTCGCCTTTCTTTTTTTAGTTGTTCAATTTCTTGAAGTATAATGTCAGCAATAGACAGTTTATTTTCAGTAGGCGTTGGTATTGCTGTTGATAGTTTTTTTTCTACAACAATGTTTTCTTCAATTGTCGTATTTTTAGATTCTATTAATACTAATGGTTCTTCAGTAGTTGTAATCGTATGTGTAATTTCATCTTCTTTATTAGCTATGTTGTCAATTTGTGCTAAAATATTATCTGACTCATTGTTTGCATCAGTTCTATTTGCTTCAACTATTGATGATTTAATATCTGTATCAGTACTATTTACTTCTATTGATGTTTCTTTGTTTGAGTAATCTAGTTGATACAAAATATGTCTATTTACTAAATAGAAACTTGTTTGTGCTAGTTGCGCATCATTTTTATTTTTTTTGTACTTCTCAAGTCTGAAAAGCGCCACTGTCGGATGCAATTGAATCAGCTTATCTAACTCATGCTCGCTAACATCAGCAAGCAATTTTGGATTTTGGATAATATTTGACAATTGAAATTGCATCACCAGTTTGAGAATGATTTATTAAATATTTGTTGCACTATTCTGTCGTATATAGTATTTATTAAGTTACTTTCTATGATGCTAAAATTATCTTGAGCAGAATAGTTTTCGCCATCTCTAAAGTTTTGTGTATAAGATTTCTTATCATCTTGTTTGTTTACACATTCTACTTTTACACTAATATTTAGTCTGTTTTGTGCCAATGTTTGAGTATTGGTAATAGCTATTGGCTCAATATTGTATTCAATAATAGTACAAGTATATTCTATGTCGCCATCTTGTCTTATCAGTGCCATTCTTGTTTCTCTAATAAATTTTTCTTTCAATTTATCTGTAAACAAGGGTGCAGCATTTGCATTCTGAAATGTTGCCACATTACTTGTCGGATTAATGGTAAATGTTTTTAAATTTGGGTCTACACTTGCATCCGAAAAACGATATATTTTACATGATGAAACAAAGATACTTAGAATAGTAAATAGTATAATATAGATTATATTGTATGAGCATCTAATGCTGAGAATTGGATATTTGGCAATAATTTTATTTCTCCAATTCATATTCTTTAATTTTTCTGTATAATGTTCTTTCAGAAATACCCAAATCCAATGCAAGATCTTTTCTTTTGTTTTTGTGTTTTTCTAAAGCTCTAACAATCATATTTTTCTCCATTTCTGCTAAGGAATAATTTTGGTCAATATGCTCACCTACTTCATATTGCTCAGGTTGCTTTATGATGATGGTAGATGTAGGATTGTTTGCCTTGTTATCTATATTTGGTTCAGAATAAGATGCTGATTTGTCCATCAATATTTTTTCATTATTATCCAGCATCACATCACTAAAATCAATATTAGATTGTTGGGCTTGCCCATTAGTAGCATTCCATACAAATCTTTTCAATTCATTCAAGTCATTTTTGATATCAAAAATCATTTTGTACAAAATCTCTCTGTCTGACAATGAAGTGCCATCTTGTTGTTTAGAAATTACAGGAAGCGTATTTAATTCATTATTAGGTAAAAAATGAATAATTTCTTCCCTATTTACATTTCTACTTTTAGATAAAATAGATATTTGTTCTGCAATATTTTTCAATTCGCGTACATTGCCCGGAAATCTATAATTCACCAATGTCTGTATTGCTTCTTCATCAAGATGTATGGCAGGCATTCTATATTTTTCAGCAATATCTGATGCAAATTTTCTAAATAAAATAGGAATATCATCCTTTCTTTCTCTCAATGCAGGCACAAGAATCGGAACAGTATTCAGCCTATAATACAAATCTTCTCTAAATTTTCCAGCTCTTACCAATTTTGGCAAATCTACATTTGTGGCTGCTATTACTCTTACATCAGTTTTTTGTACCACAGAAGAACCTACTTTTATAAATTCTCCACTTTCTAATAGTCTTAATAATCTTGCTTGTGTGCCTATAGGCATTTCACCAATTTCATCTAAAAAGATAGTACCACCATTTACAGTTTCAAAATATCCTTTTCTTTTATCATGCGCGCCTGTAAATGCACCTTTCTCATGTCCAAATAGCTCAGAATCTATTGTGCCTTCTGGTATTGCACCACAATTTACAGCAATAAAATGTTCATGTTTTCTAGAAGATAACTGATGAATGATTTGTGAAAATACTTCCTTGCCAACACCACTTTCTCCAGTTATTAAAACAGACAAATTAGTAGGAGCTACGCGTATAGCAATATCTAATGCAGTATTTAAGGATACTGAGTTGCCAATAATTCCAAATCTTAGTTTTATACTTTGTAAATCTGCCAAAATAATTATTTAGATACAAAAATAAATAAATATATAGTGCAAAACGAATTTTATTGCTTTGATTTTAAAACTAAACGCCAATTATTTCTAAAAAAATACCCAAGTAAAATATAGATTTTGTAGTCAATTCTTATATTTTACTATCAAATTCATTCCTTTTTGTGTAGATGGTAAAATACAATGTACAAATTTTAATGGAAAAATCCATATATATTTACTCGTTTCAAACAGTGTATCACAAGTTTATCATCCAAAAAAATACCACCAAGAAGAATGAAAATCAAACGATTTCCTCAAAAAATAAAAAACGTTCAAGCATCAGCACTCAGCTGACTGCAATGGCATCAGAAAATAACATCATGAAAATAAGTAAATACAATATTTGTACCAAGCCAAAGAAGGTAAATTACACTACACATATTTAATTATTACAATGATATAAATAAGACTATCTATAAGGTTTTGTTTTTTTCTTTCATTGCCTTAATATCATTCAAAGCAGTAAATAATTCAGAATTTATTCTAAAATCTTTTTTCCACCATCCAATAAAAGCTGAAATTATTATTAATTCGAAAATTCCAACAGCAAAATAGCTATCGCCACCAATTAATGATGTTATTCCTATACCACTACCAATTAATGATATTAAAAATATTGCAACTTTTATCTTACTAATTGGTCGTTGTCCATCAACTTTCCCATTTCTTCCATTTACAATAAATCTGTAAGCAGTGTCATTATATCTATAGGCGCTTATCCAAATTGGAAATAAGGCATGCTTAAAAGTTATATCTCGATAAACTGGATTCATCTCTGTAATTCGCTGTCTGTCTCCACCAATATCCTCGCGAATTGTTGCTCTTATTTCTGCTTCCATAATTTGTTTAGCGATAGGTAAGCCATCTTTTACATCAATTTGATAACATTCAGTTTGAAATCCACTCAAATATGCTTCATTAAAAGCTTGTAGGTTGTTACTATCCCAAGGCTCAAGTCTACGTGTGTTTTCTTGTGGCAATGAATGACTTGCTAATACACATATATCATCAAATATATTAGAGACACGACCAGAAACGTCTGTCCATCTTGTTTTTGTAGTTGTATTTCCTTTAGAATCTCTTGTCTCATAATCATCGCCACGTTCACCTTGGTATGTACAGGATGATTTTGCATCATAAGTCCAATATGGCATATATAAACCATTTATTTTTTCAGAAATAGCGCTTCGTTTTACAATATCATTAGGTGCAAACCATAGCGATTTCAGCCATTTATCAAAAGCTTCGTTAGCCTTATTTTGTTCAATTTTAAATGGTAATATGTATTTTGGTTTTATAATAGTTGATGTTGTACCATCTTTAATAACCAATGGAGATGCGCAAAAAACACAATTGTCAGATATGATATTTGGTTTTAATGTAGTATTTGCGCCACAATTATTGCATTTTACAGTTGAGATAGTTTGTTTCTCTTCAGTATTAATTTGGTTGGCAATAAATTGCTCAAAATCAATTTCTTCAACTTTAAAAGAAGTATTGTCTTTAATAGTAATTTCATTCTGAGCACCACAATATTTACAAACTAATTTTTGAGCACCTGGTGCAAAATGCAATAAAGCACCACAATCTTTGCAATTTAATTCATGACTAATATCTTTAATATTATCATCTACATAAAAATCACTCATTGTTTTTCATTTTAAGTAATACCATGCTGAAGATTATATACTAATCTTCAGCATGGATATGGTTTATTTTAAGAAATTATAATTGTGGTGGAGCAATTGGAGGTGGAACAGAATTAAGAATTGCAGACAATTCTGTTACTGTAGATGCTGTTGCCCAAGCTGCCATTCCAGCTTTCCATACTAAAGTGTCTTCTTTTAATTGTCCATTTTGTGCCATCTGAGTTAATGCAGGCACATCAAATGGCCCAGTTTGTTGTCCATTTACAGCAACAAATATTTGCATCACTGGTGGCGGTGTTGTGCCTCCATTTTGTTGAGCATTTGCAATGCCACCTTGCATAATGCCACCTAAGCCAACACCAACAAAAGCACCAGCCATTCCACCACTTTCTGCAGCTTTTTCTATGCCTTGCGCTGTTTTCCATTGAGTTAGTTTTTGCATGTCAATCTTATCCAAACGAGAAAGCTCAAATATTTCTTTCTTTATATCATCTGGCATCGAAATATTTTCTACTAAAAGAGAAGTTACTTTCAGTCCATATTGGTCAAAATCATCAGAAAGTTTTTCTGCACCAAATTTTGAAAATTCTTCTAGGTTAGAAGCAAACTCTTCTATCTTTAATTTGCTTTCTGCAATAGCATCAGAAAGTTTAGTAACTACAAGTGTTCTTAATTGATTAGAAATTTCTTCAGCAGTAAAATTACCATCTGTACCTACAACTTCTTTCATGAATTTTCCAGCATCTGTTACTCTAAAAGAAAAGTTACCAAATGCACGAATTTCTATCATACCAAAACGAGGATCATTTAATGTAATTGGATTTTTAGTACCCCATTTTTGGTCGGTAAACTGTTTAGTATTTACATAGTAAATATCTACTTTAAATGGAGAATTAAATCCATATTTCCAACCTTTTAATGTAGTTAAAATAGGCATGTTGGCAGTAGTTAGTTCATATCTGCCAGGTTGATAAACATCAGCCAATTTACCTTCATTCAAGAAAATTGCCACTTGTGATTCTCTAACAGTAAGTTGAGCACCAGCTTTTATTTCATTCTGAAATCTAGGAAATTTCCATACAATAGTGTCATTAGAGTTATCAGTCCATTCAATAATGTCAATAAACTCATTTTTAAAAGCGTCTAAGATTCCCATTTTTATTGTTTTTAAATTTGGTACAAATTATCAAAATAAATTTATTTTAGAGATTTATAATTATTATTTTTCGTTAAAAGTTTTTAATTAAATCCAAAGTATAAAATTAAGATTGATTATATCAGCGTCTAATACTTCTTGCATTTTATATGATTCAGTTTGTTGTTGTTCATCACTTATACTAAGTTATAATGCAACAGATATCTTCAATGATACTATCTGAGTAATAAAAAAAGTATGTAGATGATAGTACTGATTTGTTTCTAAGTATGATAGTATATTCAAATAATTCTGTAGTTACTAGTAATAAATACAATTTAGAACATACTATTTCAATCTTTCTTTGATATTCTTATTGATTTGTTCTAAGATAATCCACAAATACAGAAAATGCTGTATTTAAAAAATAAAAAAACAAACAAAATTACTTGTGTAAATCTAAAATACGTAGAAATATCAATAAAATATGATACTTCAAAGTTTTTAGAATGCAGAATGTCATAGTATTCATGTTGTAGATACAAATAAATAAAGCAGGTACGACAATAAAAAAATGAATACTGTATTAAAAAGATTTTATACTCAAGAATAATTGTATGAGCACAAAATATTCATAAATCAGCTGTAAATTATCATAATTATTTACAAGCAACAATTTTTTAACTTAGTGCAATAATATCTATTTCAATTACTTACAAAGTTTGTCAAATTTATTTTCAAAAAAATGAAAAAAATATTTGCAAATTAAAAAAAAGAAGCTACCTTTGCACTCGCTTTTGAAAACAGGCGCAGTTCTTTAAAAATAACAAACAACGAAAAAAAATACCTGGAAAAGTTATCCACAATAGTTGAATAATTAAAAAGAATTTTTACCTTTGCACTCGCATTCAAAAAATGGTTGCACAGTTATTTAAATTCAAAATTAATACTTCAATATTAAGTTAAAATAAAAGTTATAAACAATAGTTGATTATTAAAAAAAAAGAATTACCTTTGCAGTCCGTTTTTAACGAAACACAAAGTTCTTTGATTTACTGGGTAAGCCTAAATATAGGTTCATAAAATTGAAATTATACACAAGCTCAGAATTAATTTAAATTAATAAACTCAAAATTTTTACAACGGAGAGTTTGATCCTGGCTCAGGATGAACGCTAGCGGCAGGCTTAATACATGCAAGTCGAGGGAAAAGTAGTTTTCGGACTATGAAGACCGGCGCACGGGTGCGTAACGCGTACACAACATACCTAATACTGGAGCATAGCCTCGGGAAACTGGGAGTAATTCTCCATAGCATTTTAGAGTGGCATCACTTTGAAATTAAAGCTCAGGCGGTATTAGATTGGTGTGCGTATGATTAGTTTGTTGGTAGGGTAATGGCCTACCAAGACTACGATCATTAGCTGGCGTGAGAGCGCGACCAGCCACACTGGAACTGAGACACGGTCCAGACTCCTACGGGAGGCAGCAGTAGGGAATATTGGACAATGGGCGAAAGCCTGATCCAGCCATGCCGCGTGGTAGATGAAGGCCCTCTGGGTTGTAAATACCTTTTATCTGGGAAGAAATATCTCGTTCTCGAGAAACTGACGGTACCAGATGAATAAGCACCGGCTAACTCCGTGCCAGCAGCCGCGGTAATACGGAGGGTGCAAGCGTTATCCGGATTTACTGGGTTTAAAGGGTGCGTAGGCGGAATGATAAGTCAGTGGTGAAAGCCCCGAGCTCAACTTGGGAATTGCCATTGATACTGTTTTTCTTGAATACGATTGAGGTAAGCGGAATGTTGCATGTAGCGGTGAAATGCTTAGATATGTTACAGAACACCAATTGCGAAGGCAGCTTACTAAGTCGTCATTGACGCTGAGGCACGAAAGCGTGGGTAGCAAACAGGATTAGATACCCTGGTAGTCCACGCCCTAAACGATGATTACTCGACATTGGCAATATACTGTTCAGTGTCCTAGCGAAAGCGTTAAGTAATCCACCTGGGGAGTACGCTCGCAAGAGTGAAACTCAAAGGAATTGACGGGGGTCCGCACAAGCGGTGGAGCATGTGGTTTAATTCGATGATACGCGAGGAACCTTACCAGGGCTAGAATGTTTTTGGACAGTTGCCGAAAGGTGATCTTCTCTTCGGAGACCGATTGCAAGGTGCTGCATGGCTGTCGTCAGCTCGTGCCGTGAGGTGTTGGGTTAAGTCCCGCAACGAGCGCAACCCTCATCATTAGTTGCCAGCGATAACGTCGGGGACTCTAATGAAACTGCCTACGCAAGTAGAGAGGAAGGGGGGGATGACGTCAAGTCATCATGGCCTTTATGCCCTGGGCTACACACGTGCTACAATGGTCAGTACAAAGGGTCGCAACACAGCAATGTGAAGCTAATCTCAAAAAACTGGCCTCAGTTCGGATTGGAGTCTGCAACTCGACTCCATGAAGTTGGAATCGCTAGTAATCGCATATCAGCA carries:
- a CDS encoding SPFH domain-containing protein, with the protein product MGILDAFKNEFIDIIEWTDNSNDTIVWKFPRFQNEIKAGAQLTVRESQVAIFLNEGKLADVYQPGRYELTTANMPILTTLKGWKYGFNSPFKVDIYYVNTKQFTDQKWGTKNPITLNDPRFGMIEIRAFGNFSFRVTDAGKFMKEVVGTDGNFTAEEISNQLRTLVVTKLSDAIAESKLKIEEFASNLEEFSKFGAEKLSDDFDQYGLKVTSLLVENISMPDDIKKEIFELSRLDKIDMQKLTQWKTAQGIEKAAESGGMAGAFVGVGLGGIMQGGIANAQQNGGTTPPPVMQIFVAVNGQQTGPFDVPALTQMAQNGQLKEDTLVWKAGMAAWATASTVTELSAILNSVPPPIAPPQL
- the secG gene encoding preprotein translocase subunit SecG, translated to MFTFLSILIILVSIIIVLIVIVQNPKGNGMAGGFTGAASNVIGVQRAGDILEKGTWGGAVVLLLLCILTVATLPKTSQNNKIKTQTEEAAKTTPVTTPTTTPTTAPTAPSPLNNPTQP
- a CDS encoding sigma-54-dependent Fis family transcriptional regulator, whose translation is MILADLQSIKLRFGIIGNSVSLNTALDIAIRVAPTNLSVLITGESGVGKEVFSQIIHQLSSRKHEHFIAVNCGAIPEGTIDSELFGHEKGAFTGAHDKRKGYFETVNGGTIFLDEIGEMPIGTQARLLRLLESGEFIKVGSSVVQKTDVRVIAATNVDLPKLVRAGKFREDLYYRLNTVPILVPALRERKDDIPILFRKFASDIAEKYRMPAIHLDEEAIQTLVNYRFPGNVRELKNIAEQISILSKSRNVNREEIIHFLPNNELNTLPVISKQQDGTSLSDREILYKMIFDIKNDLNELKRFVWNATNGQAQQSNIDFSDVMLDNNEKILMDKSASYSEPNIDNKANNPTSTIIIKQPEQYEVGEHIDQNYSLAEMEKNMIVRALEKHKNKRKDLALDLGISERTLYRKIKEYELEK